The Bdellovibrio bacteriovorus region GTGTTCGCGTTGGCGATGTTGTCCCCGATAACGCCCAAAGCTTCGCCTTGCGCAGTCATACCAGACACACCCGTGTAAAGAGATGAAAGAATACCCATGTGACCTCCATGTCGTTGGCGTCTTCATTCGGAATCCGCCGTTTGGAGGGCCTCCTCTACGAGGACCAGCCCTAAAATTATTTAATTTTTCAAACAAAAGCTAACTAAGCCCGTCCACTCTGTTAACTTCCCACATCCGCTCTTCCTGAGCTTCTGTGTTCTTGCGTCCTAGATAACTACTGTTGAGTCGATGTTCGTGAACACATTTTCTTTCAATGCGTTCTTATCCATCACCGTCACAACGGTATTATTCTTCACGCTGACGATCAGTGCCGAGTCATTCATTAACACTAATGAATCCTTGGAACCTTTCGCCGCCGCTCTCGAGATCGCGTCTTGCAGCTTCGTGATGTCCTCAGGTGAATAACTAATCCCCCGAGTTCTCATGCGCTCAATCGCGTGATTCGAGAACTTCACTCCTTCAGCAGCCTTGGCAAGGCCTTGAGGATTTACTTGTCCAACATTCTGAGGCGTTACGCCCGAGATGTTGTTCAAGGTGTCCTTGAAGGAAGGTCCCTTACCCAAGTCAGGTTGTTTTATTTTCCCTGGCTGGCTCGGAACAAGTTGGTCGAATGTTTGTATCTTCTTTAAATCTACCATTACTTCGCTGTCTCCTTAGCGATCTTCTCCATCATGTCGCGGGACAAACCCACATTCTTCATGATATTCGATTTTGCCGTAGGAGCGCTAGCAGTGGAAGATGTTTGTTGAACAACATTCCCCTCTTTTTCAGTTTGTCCTAGGGCATCATCTTTCTTCAAGTCTAGGTTTGTAACATCATTTATTTTCTGGTCGTTGCTCATAAGACGAGGGTCTGTGATCTTCTTCACGTCAGAGAAACGAATCGCCTGATTTCCCACGTGAAGAACAGGGCCTTCTGGTGAATAACTCACGCCTGTGATCATTCCTTCGAAGTCTGTTTTCAATCCCATTTTTTTACCATCGCCTGTTTTTGCTTCTGCGATGAATTGATATTCTCCCGGAGGAGCTTTCATTGCTTTTTCATCCTCACCGTTCCAAGTCAGTTTGTTTTCGCCTGGCTTCAAACCTTTGAGGTTGTATGAACGAACAATGTTTCCTTCGGCATCACGAACTTTCACACTTACTTCCGCCGCTTCCATTGGAAGATTGAATTTGAAATCGTGCTCTTTATCATTCACGCCACGAACAACTTTTGAAGAATCACCTGACACGGCTTTACCGATCAAGTTCAACGCTTGGAAACTTTCTGTTGGTTTCTGTCCGTTTTTCAATTCTTCCAATGTTCTGTTCATGTTCTGCATTTGCTCGAGAGACGAGAAGTTCGCAAGCTGTGCCGCCATCTCGTGACTCTTCATTGGATTCGTCGGATCTTGGTTTTTCATTTGCGTCAGCATCAACTTGAAGAAAGCATCTTTATCCAAGTTGGGATTTCCCGTCGTGCGGGCTTTTTTCGCCGGATCCGTCCAATTGGCATCAACGATTTTATTTAAAACTTCGCCGACGTTTTCGCCGCCAAGTTTATCTTTATCGAGAGCACTGACGTTAGAAGCACCTACGTTTTCGGCTTTCGTTGTTGTTGCGCCGAATGCGTTGACTCCTAGTTTGGTACTCATGACTGCCATTGAGGTCTCCTTCTAAAAAGTTTCTTGCTGCTTCAGCTTACGCGCCTGCTCGGCGCTTCAGCTCTGCGGGCTCACGCCCTTACGCTACAAGATTTAATCCACTGCCTTTGCCTTCAACTTTTCGGGAACTTCGAGCAGTGCTGGAAGTTTCGATGGGTTGAAGTGGATCGCGATTGCGCATTCCGTAACCTTTTAAGTTCGGCATTTCAGAGTAACCTTCACGACGTCCTTGAGAACCGAAGTTTTCGTTGAACTGGTTCCAGAACTGGCGAGCTTGATCACGCTGCTGGTTGCCGTTGTTATTGGTTTGGTTTTGCATCGCTGTATCCGCAGACGTTGAATTCACAACATCCACCTTTACATTTTCCATTGAGAGCTTGTGAGCAGCAAGACTGGTTTTCAGTTCAGCTAGACTAGACTCAATCGCCTTCTTAGCCTCTTGAGTATCTGCTGACATCTGCATGTTCACTTTACCGTCTTGAAGCATCACTTTCAGATGAATCGTTCCCATGCCCTCAGGGGTCATTTGAACTTTCATCTCGCCGCCACCTTTTTTAATAAGATATTGGGCTTGATTCATGAGCTGCTTCACCGCGGCTTCGTTCTCGGCTTGATTGACGGGCGTTGGCGTTGCGGCCGCAGCTACTGGCGTTGCTTGAGGCAGACCCAATGCTTCACCCTTGATCGGCTGAGCATGAACCGCTTCAAGACCGGAAAGGCTGGATTGGAAATCCGCACTTTTCGTCGTCAGCTTCGTCAATGCACTTTCTTTCTCTGAGGACATTCCCTGTTGCGCCAGATTCTGAGAATTCTGTTGCATCATTTGTCCCTGAGATTGGTTTTGGAAGAATTCCTGATTCGCCATCTTGGCATTTGCCTGCGGAACTTGTCCGGCAAGCAGTGCTTGAGGCTTTTCAAGTTTAGGAGCTTGCGCCACTTGTTGGAACTCATTCGTCAACTCTGGAACTTGTTCCGCTGCAGACTGTCCCTCTGCGCCTTGAGCTTTCGCCGCTGCTTGTTTTGCCGCGAGTGCCGCCAACAAGGCCGGAGACATCGTCTCGCTCATTTGGCCTTTTAAGTGCGGTGGCAATTCAGGCAATGGCTTTGCGTTGGCCGGAGCTTCAGGCATTTCCATCGCCGGCGGCGCTTCCATTGGAACTTCCTGCTCTAACGCCGCTGACATGGACTCTTCATCTATGTTCAGGTTTTGCGCTAAAGCCGCATCCAAGGATGGCATTGCCGTTGGCGGAGTTTGCTGCTCTGGAGTCGTCCAAAACTTTTTATTCATGCGATCTACGGAAGCGGTCAAAGCATCTTGCTTGCCTTGAGCATTCGCCACACGCATTTGCATATTCTGTTGAGTCATACCAGCGCCACCCGTCACCATTTCTGGTGTCGGCTTTTGTTGTTGCTGTGTTGGCATCTGACTGAGTTGTACAAGCAAAGCGGCATACATCGCCTGCGCTTTTTCAGCGTCTGCTTCACTTAAACCCAATTGATCAA contains the following coding sequences:
- a CDS encoding TIGR02530 family flagellar biosynthesis protein, coding for MVDLKKIQTFDQLVPSQPGKIKQPDLGKGPSFKDTLNNISGVTPQNVGQVNPQGLAKAAEGVKFSNHAIERMRTRGISYSPEDITKLQDAISRAAAKGSKDSLVLMNDSALIVSVKNNTVVTVMDKNALKENVFTNIDSTVVI
- a CDS encoding flagellar hook assembly protein FlgD, with protein sequence MAVMSTKLGVNAFGATTTKAENVGASNVSALDKDKLGGENVGEVLNKIVDANWTDPAKKARTTGNPNLDKDAFFKLMLTQMKNQDPTNPMKSHEMAAQLANFSSLEQMQNMNRTLEELKNGQKPTESFQALNLIGKAVSGDSSKVVRGVNDKEHDFKFNLPMEAAEVSVKVRDAEGNIVRSYNLKGLKPGENKLTWNGEDEKAMKAPPGEYQFIAEAKTGDGKKMGLKTDFEGMITGVSYSPEGPVLHVGNQAIRFSDVKKITDPRLMSNDQKINDVTNLDLKKDDALGQTEKEGNVVQQTSSTASAPTAKSNIMKNVGLSRDMMEKIAKETAK
- a CDS encoding flagellar hook-length control protein FliK; translated protein: MLQSIVGPPMVGATDLRSQPERTVDKDFKGSGSESSFGKALEDKMSAKSPKESKEVKESPQKETRQKEEKEPPQAKAEAKKEQPVDKTEGKIAKKAVRQQAIQEFMDSFESEFQIPPTRLVEAMAQLDDKQLTQSPEVTADAVIDQLGLSEADAEKAQAMYAALLVQLSQMPTQQQQKPTPEMVTGGAGMTQQNMQMRVANAQGKQDALTASVDRMNKKFWTTPEQQTPPTAMPSLDAALAQNLNIDEESMSAALEQEVPMEAPPAMEMPEAPANAKPLPELPPHLKGQMSETMSPALLAALAAKQAAAKAQGAEGQSAAEQVPELTNEFQQVAQAPKLEKPQALLAGQVPQANAKMANQEFFQNQSQGQMMQQNSQNLAQQGMSSEKESALTKLTTKSADFQSSLSGLEAVHAQPIKGEALGLPQATPVAAAATPTPVNQAENEAAVKQLMNQAQYLIKKGGGEMKVQMTPEGMGTIHLKVMLQDGKVNMQMSADTQEAKKAIESSLAELKTSLAAHKLSMENVKVDVVNSTSADTAMQNQTNNNGNQQRDQARQFWNQFNENFGSQGRREGYSEMPNLKGYGMRNRDPLQPIETSSTARSSRKVEGKGSGLNLVA